A stretch of the Candidatus Goldiibacteriota bacterium HGW-Goldbacteria-1 genome encodes the following:
- a CDS encoding YbaB/EbfC family nucleoid-associated protein, translating to MNMNQLMKQAQQMQARFAKLQEELKTRTVEAQSGGGAVKVTASGGKEIKEIIIDKELISSGDADMLQDLVLAAVNEALNRAQEMVEEETKKLTGGMNIPGL from the coding sequence ATGAACATGAATCAGCTTATGAAACAGGCGCAGCAGATGCAGGCGCGTTTTGCAAAATTACAGGAAGAACTTAAAACCAGGACGGTGGAAGCGCAGTCCGGCGGCGGGGCTGTTAAAGTAACCGCATCGGGCGGCAAGGAAATTAAAGAGATAATAATTGATAAAGAACTTATATCATCAGGCGATGCTGACATGCTTCAGGACCTTGTACTGGCGGCGGTTAATGAAGCTTTAAACCGCGCCCAGGAAATGGTGGAAGAAGAGACCAAAAAACTTACAGGCGGAATGAACATTCCCGGATTATAG
- a CDS encoding recombination protein RecR, with product MYTYPFKLEKLINEISKLPGIGPKMAERTAIYLLKKGQPAADALSEALGGIKDIKFCAICGNISTLDTCPVCMDDKRDKGVICVVESPEDVITIEHTGKHAGVYHVLYGLINPLNNILPENLKIISLVKRAAAANVREIILAINHTVEGDATSLYIADAVKTEKPDVKITRLAKGLPTGSDIKYADEITLGQAILERKEV from the coding sequence GTGTATACATACCCTTTTAAACTTGAAAAACTTATCAATGAAATATCCAAACTTCCCGGCATAGGCCCTAAAATGGCTGAAAGAACGGCTATTTATCTGTTAAAAAAAGGGCAGCCTGCCGCAGACGCGTTAAGTGAGGCGTTAGGCGGCATTAAAGACATAAAATTCTGCGCCATATGCGGCAATATAAGCACCCTGGATACCTGCCCGGTGTGCATGGATGATAAAAGGGATAAAGGCGTAATATGCGTTGTGGAATCGCCCGAAGATGTAATCACAATAGAACATACGGGAAAACACGCCGGTGTTTATCACGTCTTATACGGCCTTATAAATCCTTTAAATAATATTCTGCCTGAAAATCTTAAAATAATATCCCTTGTGAAAAGGGCTGCAGCCGCTAATGTACGCGAAATAATTCTTGCCATTAATCACACGGTGGAAGGCGACGCCACATCTTTATATATAGCGGATGCGGTGAAAACCGAAAAACCTGACGTAAAAATAACCCGCCTTGCAAAAGGCCTGCCCACAGGGTCTGATATTAAGTATGCCGATGAAATAACACTTGGGCAGGCAATCCTTGAAAGAAAAGAAGTCTGA
- a CDS encoding peptidase U32 has translation MKEKKSDIKMKKPEILSPAGNIEKLKFAFAYGADAVYAAGKNFSLRNFSGNFDDKGLKEAVEYTHSINKKIYITVNIFPHNRDLEGIKEHLKFLNTIKPDGLIISDLGIFAMAKKEAPGIPLHISVQSNNLNYMEVNEWYNLGAKRIVLARELSFEEIKEIREKCPKMELEVFVHGAICMSYSGRCMLSDYMTGRGANQGECAQSCRWSYELTEEKRPGERMPVKEDERGTYIFNSKDLKTINHIQEFIKIGIDSFKIEGRMKSLHYAAVTAAVYNKASENFIKNPGGYLPDPKLDAELNNISHREYTAGFYFGKKGDIQQSFKSSDYMSDSIYMGHINAVQDNNTYKILAKNTIKIGDKIEIFTPAARSIEAAVLSIKEIDGTEITHTKGEREYYIKFEMKETADTFSIIRKNTDDNKKLLEL, from the coding sequence TTGAAAGAAAAGAAGTCTGATATTAAAATGAAAAAACCGGAGATACTATCCCCCGCGGGAAATATTGAAAAACTTAAATTTGCATTTGCTTATGGCGCGGATGCTGTTTATGCTGCCGGAAAAAACTTCAGCCTGCGCAACTTTTCCGGAAACTTTGATGATAAAGGGCTTAAAGAAGCCGTGGAATATACCCATTCAATAAATAAAAAAATATACATAACCGTAAATATCTTTCCGCACAACAGGGATCTTGAAGGTATTAAAGAGCATCTTAAATTTTTAAATACAATCAAACCTGACGGCCTTATTATTTCCGACCTTGGAATATTCGCGATGGCAAAAAAAGAAGCGCCCGGCATACCGCTTCATATTTCCGTGCAGTCAAATAACCTTAACTATATGGAAGTGAATGAATGGTATAATCTTGGCGCCAAAAGGATAGTGCTGGCGCGCGAACTTTCTTTTGAGGAAATAAAAGAGATAAGAGAAAAATGCCCAAAAATGGAACTTGAAGTATTTGTACACGGCGCCATCTGCATGTCCTATTCGGGGCGGTGTATGTTAAGCGATTACATGACAGGCAGGGGGGCTAATCAGGGAGAGTGCGCCCAAAGCTGCAGGTGGAGTTATGAACTGACAGAGGAAAAAAGGCCCGGTGAAAGAATGCCGGTTAAAGAAGATGAAAGAGGCACATATATTTTTAATTCAAAAGATTTAAAAACCATTAATCACATTCAGGAGTTCATAAAAATAGGAATAGACAGTTTTAAAATAGAAGGAAGGATGAAAAGCCTTCATTACGCGGCGGTAACCGCTGCGGTATATAATAAAGCATCAGAAAATTTTATAAAAAATCCTGGCGGTTATCTGCCTGACCCAAAGCTTGACGCAGAGCTTAATAACATTTCACACAGGGAATATACCGCAGGATTCTATTTTGGAAAAAAAGGGGACATACAGCAGAGTTTTAAATCTTCGGATTATATGTCAGACAGTATTTATATGGGGCATATTAACGCGGTACAGGATAATAATACCTATAAAATTCTTGCAAAAAACACAATAAAAATAGGTGATAAAATTGAAATATTTACGCCTGCCGCGCGTTCTATAGAAGCGGCGGTATTATCCATAAAAGAAATTGATGGAACAGAAATTACACACACAAAAGGTGAACGGGAATACTATATTAAGTTTGAAATGAAAGAAACAGCTGATACTTTCAGTATAATAAGAAAAAATACTGATGATAATAAAAAACTATTAGAATTATAA